One stretch of Rhinolophus ferrumequinum isolate MPI-CBG mRhiFer1 chromosome 3, mRhiFer1_v1.p, whole genome shotgun sequence DNA includes these proteins:
- the TENT5A gene encoding terminal nucleotidyltransferase 5A isoform X2 — protein MAEGEGYFAMVEDELAGGPYIPLGGDFSGGEVVVSGGFGGHCLDYCESSTAHCNVLNWEQVQRLDGILSEIIPIHGRGNFPTLELQPSLIVKVVRRRLAEKCIGVRDVRLNGSAASHVLHQDSGLGYKDLDLIFCADLRGEEEFQTVKDVVLDCLLDFLPEGVNKEKITPLTLKEAYVQKMVKVCNDSDRWSLISLSNNSGKNVELKFVDSLRRQFEFSVDSFQIKLDSLLLFYECSENPMTETFHPTIIGESVYGDFHEAFDHLCNKIIATRNPEEIRGGGLLKYCNLLVRGFRPASDEIKTLQRYMCSRFFIDFSDIGEQQRKLESYLQNHFVGLEDRKYDYLMTLHGVVNESTVCLMGHERRQTLNLITMLAIRVLADQNVIPNVANVTCYYQPAPYVADANFSNYYIAQVQPVFTCQQQTYSTWLPCN, from the exons ATGGCGGAAGGCGAGGGGTACTTTGCCATGGTCGAGGACGAGCTGGCCGGCGGCCCCTACATCCCCCTGGGCGGCGACTTTAGCGGCGGCGAAGTCGTCGTCAGCGGCGGTTTCGGCGGGCATTGCTTGGACTATTGCGAAAGCTCCACGGCGCACTGCAACGTGCTGAACTGGGAGCAAGTGCAGCGGCTGGACGGCATCCTGAGCGAGATCATCCCGATCCACGGGCGCGGCAACTTCCCCACGCTCGAGCTGCAGCCGAGCCTGATCGTGAAGGTGGTGCGGCGACGGCTGGCGGAGAAGTGCATCGGCGTCCGCGACGTGCGCCTCAACGGCTCGGCCGCCAGCCATGTCCTGCACCAGGACAGCGGCCTGGGCTACAAGGACCTGGACCTCATCTTCTGCGCCGACCTGCGCGGGGAAGAGGAGTTTCAGACTGTGAAGGACGTCGTGCTGGACTGCCTGTTGGACTTCTTACCCGAAGGGGTGAACAAAGAGAAGATCACACCACTCACGCTCAAG GAAGCTTATGTGCAGAAAATGGTTAAAGTGTGCAATGACTCTGACCGCTGGAGTCTTATATCCCTGTCAAACAACAGTGGCAAAAATGTGGAACTGAAATTTGTGGATTCCCTCCGGAGGCAGTTTGAATTTAGTGTAGATTCTTTTCAAATCAAATTAGactctcttctcctcttttacGAATGTTCAGAGAACCCAATGACTGAAACATTTCACCCCACGATAATCGGTGAGAGCGTCTATGGTGATTTCCACGAAGCCTTTGATCACCTTTGTAACAAGATCATTGCCACCAGGAACCCAGAGGAAATCAGAGGGGGAGGCTTGCTTAAGTACTGCAACCTCTTAGTGAGGGGCTTTAGGCCTGCCTCTGATGAGATCAAGACCCTTCAGAGGTATATGTGTTCCAGGTTTTTCATCGACTTCTCAGACATTGGAGAACAGCAGAGAAAACTGGAGTCCTATTTACAGAACCACTTCGTGGGGTTGGAAGACCGCAAGTATGACTATCTCATGACCCTTCATGGAGTGGTAAATGAGAGTACAGTGTGCCTGATGGGACATGAAAGAAGACAGACTTTAAACCTTATCACAATGCTGGCTATCCGGGTGCTAGCTGACCAAAATGTCATCCCTAATGTGGCCAATGTCACTTGCTATTACCAACCGGCCCCCTATGTAGCAGATGCCAACTTTAGCAATTACTACATTGCACAAGTCCAGCCAGTATTCACATGCCAGCAACAGACATACTCCACTTGGCTACCCTgcaattaa
- the TENT5A gene encoding terminal nucleotidyltransferase 5A isoform X1 — protein MHQRYFWTDQGQVAFGGHFMAEGEGYFAMVEDELAGGPYIPLGGDFSGGEVVVSGGFGGHCLDYCESSTAHCNVLNWEQVQRLDGILSEIIPIHGRGNFPTLELQPSLIVKVVRRRLAEKCIGVRDVRLNGSAASHVLHQDSGLGYKDLDLIFCADLRGEEEFQTVKDVVLDCLLDFLPEGVNKEKITPLTLKEAYVQKMVKVCNDSDRWSLISLSNNSGKNVELKFVDSLRRQFEFSVDSFQIKLDSLLLFYECSENPMTETFHPTIIGESVYGDFHEAFDHLCNKIIATRNPEEIRGGGLLKYCNLLVRGFRPASDEIKTLQRYMCSRFFIDFSDIGEQQRKLESYLQNHFVGLEDRKYDYLMTLHGVVNESTVCLMGHERRQTLNLITMLAIRVLADQNVIPNVANVTCYYQPAPYVADANFSNYYIAQVQPVFTCQQQTYSTWLPCN, from the exons ATGCATCAGAGATACTTTTG gaCCGACCAGGGCCAAGTGGCATTCGGCGGGCACTTCATGGCGGAAGGCGAGGGGTACTTTGCCATGGTCGAGGACGAGCTGGCCGGCGGCCCCTACATCCCCCTGGGCGGCGACTTTAGCGGCGGCGAAGTCGTCGTCAGCGGCGGTTTCGGCGGGCATTGCTTGGACTATTGCGAAAGCTCCACGGCGCACTGCAACGTGCTGAACTGGGAGCAAGTGCAGCGGCTGGACGGCATCCTGAGCGAGATCATCCCGATCCACGGGCGCGGCAACTTCCCCACGCTCGAGCTGCAGCCGAGCCTGATCGTGAAGGTGGTGCGGCGACGGCTGGCGGAGAAGTGCATCGGCGTCCGCGACGTGCGCCTCAACGGCTCGGCCGCCAGCCATGTCCTGCACCAGGACAGCGGCCTGGGCTACAAGGACCTGGACCTCATCTTCTGCGCCGACCTGCGCGGGGAAGAGGAGTTTCAGACTGTGAAGGACGTCGTGCTGGACTGCCTGTTGGACTTCTTACCCGAAGGGGTGAACAAAGAGAAGATCACACCACTCACGCTCAAG GAAGCTTATGTGCAGAAAATGGTTAAAGTGTGCAATGACTCTGACCGCTGGAGTCTTATATCCCTGTCAAACAACAGTGGCAAAAATGTGGAACTGAAATTTGTGGATTCCCTCCGGAGGCAGTTTGAATTTAGTGTAGATTCTTTTCAAATCAAATTAGactctcttctcctcttttacGAATGTTCAGAGAACCCAATGACTGAAACATTTCACCCCACGATAATCGGTGAGAGCGTCTATGGTGATTTCCACGAAGCCTTTGATCACCTTTGTAACAAGATCATTGCCACCAGGAACCCAGAGGAAATCAGAGGGGGAGGCTTGCTTAAGTACTGCAACCTCTTAGTGAGGGGCTTTAGGCCTGCCTCTGATGAGATCAAGACCCTTCAGAGGTATATGTGTTCCAGGTTTTTCATCGACTTCTCAGACATTGGAGAACAGCAGAGAAAACTGGAGTCCTATTTACAGAACCACTTCGTGGGGTTGGAAGACCGCAAGTATGACTATCTCATGACCCTTCATGGAGTGGTAAATGAGAGTACAGTGTGCCTGATGGGACATGAAAGAAGACAGACTTTAAACCTTATCACAATGCTGGCTATCCGGGTGCTAGCTGACCAAAATGTCATCCCTAATGTGGCCAATGTCACTTGCTATTACCAACCGGCCCCCTATGTAGCAGATGCCAACTTTAGCAATTACTACATTGCACAAGTCCAGCCAGTATTCACATGCCAGCAACAGACATACTCCACTTGGCTACCCTgcaattaa